Genomic DNA from Methanofollis sp. W23:
ACGTACATAGATCTGATATGCACCTTTCCCGGTAAGGCCGACGATGGAGCCGAGGATATATGGGGTGAGGATGATGATCCTATTCTGATCTGTTCATTCTTTATGACCGGCCCTGCAAAATCTGACGATGGTCATTTCACTCGCCTCTCTGGGACCTCCATGTCATGCATTGCCGGGCTTCAGAAGTATACTGTTGTCTCACTCGAGCCCAATGTGGCCTGGGACGACGCTTTTTCTGACTGCCGGCACGGGCCATATCTTCATTTTGTCTTCTCCCAAAGATCCTCCATCATGATCCCGGCAATTGTCATCGCGGGCACCCACTCAGGGTGCGGAAAGACCACCCTTGCCTCTGGCATCATGGCGGCCCTGCAGGCGAGAGGTCTGCAGGTCCAGCCCTTCAAGGTCGGCCCTGACTTCATCGACCCCTCGCACCACACCGCCATCTGCGGCCGTCCCTCGCGCAACCTCGATCCCTTCATGATGGGGGAGGACGGGGTGGCCAGGACCTTTCTGGCGGCCTCGGCAGGGGCCGACATTGCGGTCATCGAAGGGGTGATGGGGATGTACGACGGGCTTGAGGGTGGCGACCTCGGTTCCACGGCCCATGTCGCTCGCATCCTCGGAGCCCCGGTGGTGCTGGTCGCTGATGTCGGCGGGATGTCGAGGAGCGTCCATGCCCTGGTCCGCGGCTATACTGGCTACGATGCCGCCGTCCGGTTCGCCGGTGTGATCTTCAATCGGGTCGGGAGCCCGCGCCACCGTGAGATGATCGAGGAGGAACTCTCGGTCCCGGCCCTGGGCTGGGTGCCGACCGAGAGGGAAAAAGCCGTCTCCAGTCGCCATCTCGGGCTTGCGATGGCAGGAGAGGCGAGCATGGCCGCCTTTGGCGAGGTCTGCGAGGCGCACTGTGACCTCGACGCCCTCATCGCCTCGGCCGCTTCGGCCCCCGCGGCAATGCCTGTTCCGGGCGGTGCCGACGCATCCTCTCGCGTCCGCCTCGGAGTGGCACGCGACGCCGCCTTCTGCTTCTACTACCAGGACAACCTTGACCTCCTCCGCCGGGCAGGGGCCGACCTGATCTTCTTCTCCCCATTCACTGACTCCCTTCCTGAGGTCGACGGACTCTACCTTGGCGGCGGCTACCCGGAACTCCATGCCGAAGCGCTCTCGGCCTCCGCCTGTACCTCCCAGATCAGGGCGGCCGCAGAGGACGGGATGCCGGTCTATGCCGAGTGCGGCGGCCTGGTCTATCTCTGTGAGGGACTGGAGGCCGACGGCCAGGAGTACCGGATGGCAGGCGTCCTCCCGGCGGAGGCGCGGATGCACGGGCGTTTTCAGGCGCTTGGCTATGTGGAAGCCGCCGCCACCGGGGCCTCCCCTCTCCTCCAGGCGGGGGTGGGATTCCGCGGCCATGAGTTCCATTACTCCTCAGTCGACCCGGCGGCAGACGCACGCTTTGCGCTCTCGCTCAGGCGCGGGAAGGGGATCGCCGACGGCCGTGACGGGCTCTGCGAGCACGCGGTGGTGGCGGGCTACAGCCACGCCTATCTGAACGAGACCTTTGCCTCGGCATTTGTCGGGGCCATGGAGCGGCGGCAGCGGGGTCGGTGAGATGCCTGAGGTCGCCCTCTCGCTTGGTACGGTAGGAGCATACCTGCTCAGGGCGACGCTTCTCATCACTATCGGCATCCTCATCGCCAGCATCATCACCGAGACCGGGATCTTCTCCCGTCTTGGTTTTCTCTCGCGGCCGATCTCCAGGCTCTCGGCACTTTCAGAACCCTGTTCTGTTGTCCTCCTCACGATGGTCGCAAATGCCACTGCTGGCAAGGCGATGCTGGCGCAGT
This window encodes:
- a CDS encoding cobyrinate a,c-diamide synthase, whose product is MIPAIVIAGTHSGCGKTTLASGIMAALQARGLQVQPFKVGPDFIDPSHHTAICGRPSRNLDPFMMGEDGVARTFLAASAGADIAVIEGVMGMYDGLEGGDLGSTAHVARILGAPVVLVADVGGMSRSVHALVRGYTGYDAAVRFAGVIFNRVGSPRHREMIEEELSVPALGWVPTEREKAVSSRHLGLAMAGEASMAAFGEVCEAHCDLDALIASAASAPAAMPVPGGADASSRVRLGVARDAAFCFYYQDNLDLLRRAGADLIFFSPFTDSLPEVDGLYLGGGYPELHAEALSASACTSQIRAAAEDGMPVYAECGGLVYLCEGLEADGQEYRMAGVLPAEARMHGRFQALGYVEAAATGASPLLQAGVGFRGHEFHYSSVDPAADARFALSLRRGKGIADGRDGLCEHAVVAGYSHAYLNETFASAFVGAMERRQRGR